In the genome of Cronobacter malonaticus LMG 23826, one region contains:
- a CDS encoding recombinase family protein translates to MPKAISYIRFSSRIQASGDSTKRQNKYINEWLKNNPDYHLDESLRFQDLGISGYSGANAKSGAFGEFLAAVESGVIEAGSVLLVESLDRVSRQDIDTARERLRKILLAGVDVVTLADNSWYKKESLNDPLSLIKAVLIMQRANEESATKSKRLRSAWDAKREEAAKGKIMSRRCVAWLRVSDDMSHFELIPDNVKAVQRVFQLRLEGLPFVRIARQMNEEGFYTLNQRNPVKGAWSHTTVKALLDNRSVIGFKVPSNCTVTKGVKEIPNYYPAVISEEHFYAVQQLKQGAGRRPSSEKPLLTNLFKGVMRCAECGFVTIVNCATEKWHGVYRCSMRYEGRCHAKSINRRLADKALVQGLLYNTNRLSLNRDNGSAIGSLQSELEQLQKQRERLIKLAMLADDTESMAKDLKALNSQIKDAEKAISDVHQREQSTQLETISHLDLTVKKDRIEAQIIIKRIVKEIRLNTAGKKCDVFLHNGLKLLNFPLDRVVDGAQWLEVLPLIDGDEFDFEGFTTKPRYIALEEAPNWVKEMEEQSNQP, encoded by the coding sequence ATGCCAAAAGCAATCTCATACATTCGATTTTCCTCAAGAATTCAGGCATCTGGAGACTCAACCAAACGCCAGAACAAGTACATAAATGAATGGCTCAAGAATAATCCAGACTATCATTTGGATGAATCGCTCAGGTTCCAAGACCTCGGCATAAGTGGTTACTCTGGTGCTAACGCTAAATCAGGTGCATTTGGTGAATTCTTAGCCGCTGTTGAATCAGGGGTTATTGAGGCAGGTTCAGTGTTGTTAGTTGAATCACTGGATAGGGTAAGCCGTCAAGACATTGACACTGCAAGAGAGCGTCTGCGAAAGATTTTATTAGCTGGTGTTGATGTGGTCACATTGGCTGATAACTCATGGTACAAGAAGGAAAGTCTTAATGACCCTCTCAGCTTGATTAAAGCTGTACTTATCATGCAACGAGCTAATGAAGAATCCGCTACGAAATCAAAGCGGTTAAGGTCTGCATGGGATGCAAAACGAGAAGAAGCGGCTAAGGGTAAGATAATGTCACGGCGCTGTGTGGCGTGGCTCAGAGTGTCTGATGATATGTCTCACTTTGAGCTAATACCCGATAATGTGAAAGCGGTTCAGCGTGTCTTTCAGCTACGTTTAGAGGGCTTGCCTTTTGTACGAATCGCCAGACAGATGAATGAAGAGGGCTTCTATACTCTGAACCAGCGCAACCCGGTTAAAGGTGCATGGTCTCACACTACTGTTAAAGCACTCTTGGATAACCGCTCTGTGATTGGTTTCAAAGTGCCGTCTAATTGTACAGTTACGAAAGGGGTAAAGGAGATACCCAATTATTACCCTGCCGTCATTAGTGAAGAACATTTCTATGCTGTACAGCAGTTAAAACAGGGCGCAGGCCGTAGACCATCATCAGAAAAGCCCTTACTTACTAACCTCTTCAAAGGTGTAATGCGTTGTGCTGAATGTGGCTTTGTGACCATTGTTAACTGTGCAACTGAAAAATGGCATGGGGTCTATAGATGCTCAATGAGATATGAGGGGCGATGTCATGCCAAAAGTATCAACCGTCGATTGGCTGATAAAGCCCTTGTTCAGGGGCTTCTGTATAACACTAACCGTCTTTCCCTCAATCGTGATAACGGGTCTGCTATTGGTTCTCTTCAGAGTGAGTTAGAACAGCTTCAGAAACAGCGTGAGAGGCTCATTAAGCTGGCGATGCTGGCAGATGATACCGAATCAATGGCTAAGGATTTGAAAGCCCTGAATAGTCAAATTAAGGACGCTGAAAAGGCTATTTCTGATGTTCACCAGCGAGAGCAATCAACCCAGCTTGAGACAATCAGCCATCTGGATTTAACCGTGAAGAAAGACCGTATAGAGGCTCAAATTATCATTAAGCGGATAGTGAAAGAAATCCGACTTAACACGGCTGGAAAGAAATGTGATGTCTTCTTACATAACGGCTTAAAGCTGCTGAATTTCCCATTGGATAGGGTGGTAGACGGTGCTCAATGGCTGGAAGTTTTGCCGCTGATTGACGGTGATGAATTCGACTTTGAAGGGTTCACGACTAAGCCCCGTTACATAGCCTTAGAAGAGGCTCCAAATTGGGTGAAAGAGATGGAAGAGCAATCTAATCAGCCATAG
- the hofC gene encoding protein transport protein HofC: MDNLLWRWRGVNKEGASCEGMVWASDKISASLQLMDDEVHPLMLKRASVNKRYWSSEHKILAIRQLAALLQAGVSLTQGLTMLASQHPVTQWRALLGQLAKQLGRGIAFSETLRQWPKVFPPLYILLMRTGELTGKLDVCCQQLAQQQEDQQKLRKQVIKALRYPAFIFTVALLLTLGMTCFVLPQFTAIYRSFNTPLPLVTRAVIGLSEALIQHATWWLSVLVITPLVIVRLRRSSQWQLHEAAWLLKLPLFGPLIRGQQLSQIYTVLSLMQRAGIPLLQSLGSVEGTLASPLWRQAVGRVKESIAGGLPFWKALEQETVFTALCIQLVRTGEETGSLDLMLEKLAEWHLGQTSERAQTLAATLEPLMMMVIGLIVGTLVVAMYLPIFRLGDAMSGMN, from the coding sequence ATGGATAACTTATTGTGGCGCTGGCGCGGGGTAAATAAAGAAGGCGCAAGTTGCGAAGGCATGGTCTGGGCGTCAGATAAAATCAGCGCGTCGCTGCAACTAATGGATGACGAGGTGCATCCGCTAATGCTTAAGCGCGCCAGCGTAAACAAGCGGTACTGGAGCAGCGAACATAAAATTCTGGCGATCCGCCAGCTAGCGGCGCTGCTACAGGCGGGTGTCAGCCTGACGCAGGGCCTGACGATGCTTGCAAGCCAGCATCCTGTCACGCAGTGGCGCGCTTTGCTTGGGCAGCTTGCAAAGCAGCTCGGGCGCGGCATCGCCTTTTCCGAAACACTGCGCCAGTGGCCGAAAGTTTTTCCGCCACTCTATATTTTGCTCATGCGAACCGGTGAACTGACCGGGAAGCTGGACGTATGCTGCCAGCAACTGGCGCAACAGCAGGAAGATCAGCAAAAACTGCGTAAACAGGTCATTAAAGCGCTGCGCTATCCGGCCTTTATTTTTACCGTCGCGCTGCTGTTGACGCTGGGAATGACCTGCTTTGTCCTCCCGCAGTTTACGGCAATCTACCGCTCATTTAATACGCCGTTGCCGCTGGTAACGCGCGCCGTTATTGGACTATCTGAAGCTTTGATACAGCACGCCACATGGTGGCTCAGCGTGCTGGTTATCACGCCTCTGGTCATTGTCAGGCTTCGCCGCAGTTCGCAGTGGCAGTTACATGAAGCCGCGTGGCTTTTAAAACTTCCGCTCTTTGGCCCGCTGATTCGCGGCCAGCAGCTCAGCCAAATCTATACGGTGCTGTCACTCATGCAGCGCGCCGGTATTCCGTTACTTCAGAGCCTGGGAAGTGTGGAGGGTACGCTGGCATCGCCGCTGTGGCGTCAGGCTGTCGGACGCGTAAAGGAAAGCATCGCTGGCGGGCTGCCGTTCTGGAAAGCGCTGGAACAAGAAACTGTTTTTACGGCTCTGTGCATCCAACTGGTTCGCACCGGTGAAGAAACCGGTTCGCTGGATCTGATGCTAGAGAAACTTGCAGAATGGCATCTCGGTCAAACGTCTGAACGCGCGCAGACGCTGGCCGCCACGCTGGAGCCGCTCATGATGATGGTTATTGGGTTAATTGTCGGTACGCTGGTGGTGGCAATGTATCTGCCGATATTCCGGCTGGGGGATGCGATGAGCGGTATGAATTAA
- a CDS encoding GMP reductase, whose product MRIEEDLKLGFKDVLIRPKRSTLKSRSDVELERQFTFKHSRVQWSGVPIIAANMDTVGTFAMAQALAAFDILTAVHKHYSVQDWTGFIDSVSPDVLKHVMVSTGTSDADFAKTKEILALSASLQFICIDVANGYSEHFVQFVAKARAAWPDKAIIAGNVVTGEMCEELILAGADIVKVGIGPGSVCTTRVKTGVGYPQLSAVIECADAAHGLGGQIISDGGCTVPGDVAKAFGGGADFVMLGGMLAGHDESGGTVVEQNGEKFMLFYGMSSESAMNRHVGGVAQYRAAEGKTVKLPLRGPVDDTARDILGGLRSACTYVGASRLKELTKRTTFIRVQEQENRVFNSL is encoded by the coding sequence ATGCGTATTGAAGAAGATTTGAAGTTAGGTTTTAAAGACGTTCTTATCCGCCCGAAACGCTCTACCCTGAAAAGCCGCTCTGATGTTGAACTTGAGCGCCAGTTCACTTTTAAACATTCCCGCGTTCAATGGTCTGGTGTTCCGATCATCGCTGCCAATATGGATACCGTCGGCACTTTCGCGATGGCGCAGGCGCTGGCCGCTTTCGATATCCTGACGGCGGTGCATAAACATTACAGCGTGCAGGACTGGACCGGGTTCATTGATTCAGTCTCTCCGGATGTGCTGAAGCACGTCATGGTGTCGACCGGCACTTCCGACGCTGACTTTGCCAAAACCAAAGAAATTCTCGCGCTTTCTGCGTCCTTGCAGTTTATCTGTATCGACGTGGCGAACGGCTATTCAGAGCATTTCGTGCAGTTCGTTGCTAAGGCACGTGCCGCATGGCCTGATAAAGCGATCATTGCTGGCAACGTCGTTACCGGTGAAATGTGTGAAGAGTTGATCCTTGCGGGCGCCGATATCGTCAAAGTCGGTATCGGTCCTGGCTCCGTCTGCACCACACGCGTAAAAACCGGTGTGGGTTATCCGCAGCTTTCTGCGGTTATCGAGTGCGCCGATGCCGCGCACGGCCTTGGCGGTCAGATCATCAGTGATGGCGGCTGCACCGTACCAGGCGATGTGGCGAAAGCCTTTGGCGGCGGCGCGGATTTTGTCATGCTGGGCGGTATGCTGGCAGGCCATGACGAAAGCGGCGGCACCGTTGTTGAGCAGAATGGCGAAAAATTCATGCTCTTTTACGGCATGAGCTCTGAATCCGCCATGAACCGTCACGTCGGCGGCGTGGCGCAGTACCGTGCCGCTGAAGGCAAAACGGTTAAACTGCCGCTGCGTGGCCCGGTGGATGATACGGCGCGTGACATTCTGGGCGGCCTGCGTTCTGCCTGTACCTATGTCGGGGCTTCTCGTCTGAAAGAACTGACTAAGCGCACCACTTTTATTCGTGTGCAGGAACAGGAAAACCGGGTGTTCAACAGCCTCTGA
- the coaE gene encoding dephospho-CoA kinase (Dephospho-CoA kinase (CoaE) performs the final step in coenzyme A biosynthesis.): protein MVYTVALTGGIGSGKSTVADAFARLGVTVVDADIIARQVVEPGTPGLNAIITRFGQAICAPDGTLNRRALREIIFSSPQEKAWLNGLLHPLIHQQTQSEIARAASAYVLWVVPLLIENQLHSKANRVLVVDVTPETQIQRTMQRDGVSREHAELILNAQATREARLAIADDVIDNNGSPETIAGDVARLHQRYLQLAAQAVPQENK, encoded by the coding sequence ATGGTTTATACGGTAGCACTGACGGGCGGTATCGGAAGCGGCAAAAGCACAGTCGCTGACGCCTTTGCCCGTCTTGGCGTTACCGTCGTTGATGCCGATATCATCGCACGCCAGGTTGTGGAGCCAGGAACCCCAGGATTAAACGCCATTATCACGCGTTTTGGGCAGGCTATTTGCGCTCCCGACGGCACGCTTAATCGCCGCGCGCTGCGCGAAATCATCTTCTCAAGCCCGCAGGAAAAAGCCTGGCTGAATGGCCTCCTGCACCCGCTTATTCATCAGCAAACCCAGAGTGAAATCGCACGCGCCGCGTCGGCCTATGTGCTTTGGGTCGTTCCGCTGCTGATTGAAAACCAATTACACAGTAAAGCTAACCGTGTGCTGGTGGTGGATGTCACACCCGAAACGCAGATACAGCGCACCATGCAGCGCGATGGGGTTTCTCGTGAGCATGCTGAGCTTATCCTTAACGCGCAGGCCACCCGCGAGGCCCGGTTAGCGATTGCTGATGACGTCATAGATAATAACGGCTCGCCGGAAACGATAGCCGGGGATGTGGCGCGCCTGCATCAACGCTATCTGCAACTGGCGGCGCAGGCCGTACCACAGGAAAATAAGTAA
- the zapD gene encoding cell division protein ZapD: protein MQTHVLFEHPLNEKMRTWLRIEFLIQQMKALLPVSDHASALHFFRNVGDLLDVFERGDTRTELLKELERQQRKLQSWAEVPGVDNERIESLRRELKARSSMLMAAPRLGQTLREDRLIALVRQRLSIPGGCCSFDLPLLHVWLCSPQEERDVQVNSWLATLQPLTHTLDMILDLIRQSAPFRKQTSLNGFYQDNGDDADLLRLQLPLQEALYPQISGHKSRFAIRFMPLDSEHGRVPERFDFELACC, encoded by the coding sequence ATGCAGACTCACGTTCTTTTTGAACATCCCCTGAATGAAAAAATGCGCACCTGGCTGCGTATCGAATTTCTCATCCAGCAAATGAAAGCGCTGCTGCCTGTCAGCGATCATGCCTCTGCGCTGCACTTCTTTCGCAACGTCGGCGATTTGCTGGACGTCTTTGAGCGCGGCGATACCCGCACGGAACTCTTAAAAGAGCTGGAACGTCAGCAGCGCAAGCTGCAAAGCTGGGCTGAAGTGCCGGGTGTTGATAACGAGCGTATTGAATCGCTGCGCCGGGAGTTGAAAGCACGCAGCAGCATGCTGATGGCCGCGCCTCGCCTCGGGCAAACGCTGCGTGAAGATCGCCTTATCGCCCTGGTGCGCCAGCGCCTGAGTATTCCTGGCGGCTGTTGCAGCTTCGATTTACCGCTGTTGCACGTCTGGCTCTGCTCACCGCAGGAAGAGCGTGACGTTCAGGTCAACAGCTGGCTTGCCACGCTGCAACCGCTGACGCATACGCTGGATATGATCCTCGATCTCATTCGGCAGTCAGCGCCGTTTCGCAAGCAAACCAGCCTGAACGGGTTTTATCAGGATAACGGCGACGATGCCGACCTGCTGCGCCTGCAACTGCCACTTCAGGAAGCGCTTTACCCACAGATTTCCGGCCACAAAAGCCGTTTTGCCATCCGCTTTATGCCGCTCGACAGCGAGCACGGGCGCGTACCGGAACGGTTTGATTTTGAACTGGCCTGTTGTTGA
- the yacG gene encoding DNA gyrase inhibitor YacG, with translation MSDATIVNCPTCGKEVIWGDNSPFRPFCSKRCQLIDLGEWAAEEKRIPSSGDRSDTDGWSEEENLP, from the coding sequence ATGTCAGACGCCACCATCGTTAACTGCCCGACCTGCGGCAAAGAAGTCATCTGGGGCGACAACAGCCCGTTTCGCCCGTTCTGTTCAAAACGCTGCCAGCTTATCGATCTGGGAGAGTGGGCCGCTGAAGAGAAACGTATTCCCAGCAGCGGCGATCGCTCCGACACCGATGGCTGGAGCGAGGAAGAAAACCTGCCTTAA